DNA sequence from the Pedobacter schmidteae genome:
GGGACCATACGTTTTTTTAAGCGTTACAAAGCCCGAAATCGGAGCCATCACTCCTTTATCATTTCTGACAAATATTTTGCTCAATGACTCTTTGTTGGTACGCTGTGAGGCCTCGGCCTGGATCATCACCCGGTATTGTTTACCAAAACGGTTAAAATCTGAGGCGTAAATACCGCCGAAGTAACCCTGTAGCGTTTCTAAAACTGTATTTACCGCTATACCCGCCTCTTTACATTTGGCCACATTCACGCTCACCTCATATTGAGGAAAACTAGTGTTGTAAGAAGTAGCCGCATACATAATTTCCGGACGCTGGTTAAGTGTGCCCATAAACTTACCAATCACCCCATCAAAAGCCTTATAGCTTCCACCGGTTTTATCCTGCAACTGGAATTCGAAACCGTCGTTATTTCCAAAACCCTGCAAAGTTGGTGCGGCAAAAAATATAATGTTAGCTCCTTTTATAGCTGCTGTTTTGGCAAACAATTGCCCTACAATACTCTTAATGTCCTGCCCTTTTTTTGTCCGCTCATTCCAGGGTTTCAGGCGGATAAAAATGGCAGCATAGGAGCTTCCTGTACCGCTCATCAGGTCCATTCCTGCAAGCCTTGACGATAATTCAACCTCAGGAATAGAACGTGCAATACTGTCTATCTGATTGGCAATAACTTCAGTACGCTCCAACGATGTTGCCGGTGGAAGAATAACGTTACCGTAAATAGAGCCACTATCTTCATTAGGCACAAAACCTGTAGGCGTCGTTTTCACCAGGAACCAGAACAATACCGAAAATAGGGCAATACCTGCAAAGGCGATCCATTTTTTATCAATCAGAAAAATAACCGCCTTCTTATAACGACTGGTCATCATATTGAAAGAGGCATTAAAACCATCATAAAACCGTTGCATGAATCCCTTTTTAGGTTGATCATGCGCGGCATGTGGTTTTAGCAACAAGGCACACAATGCCGGACTTAAAGTAAGTGCATTTACTGCCGAGATGATAATGGCTACAGCCAGCGTCAAACCAAACTGCTTATAAAACACTCCTACCGATCCCGTTACAAAGGTTACGGGCACAAACACCGCCGCCATAATTAATGTAATAGAAATAATTGCAGCACTGATTTCACTCATGGCATGCATGGTTGCTTTCCTTGCCGACTTGGCCCCATGATCCAACTTAGCGTGAACGGCCTCCACTACCACAATCGCATCATCTACCACTATACCAATGGCCAGTACCAATGCAAACAGGGTCAGCAAGTTGATGGTAAAGCCAAACAGCTTCAAAAAGAAGAAAGTTCCAATAATAGCTACGGGTACGGCAATTGCGGGTATCAGGGTAGACCGAAAATCCTGAAGAAAAATAAATACCACGATAAATACCAGGATAAAAGCCTCGATAATCGTAGTTATCAACTTCGAAATAGAAGCATCCAAAAATTCATTCGCATTGGTAAATACACTATACTTAATCCCCTTGGGAAAAGTTTTTGCACCATCGGTCAGAATCTTTTCGCAGGCCTTAATGATTTCATGGGCATTTGATCCAGCTGTTTGATTAATGGCTACATAAGGAGCTTCCCGTCCCTGAGCTGTTAGCGAACTCGAATAAGTAAACGCACCCAGGTCAATATCGGCTACGTCTTTCAATTTCAATACCTGCCCGTTACCAACCGATTTTAATATGATTCCCTCAAATTCAACCGCCTTTTCAAATCTACCGGTATATTTCAGGGTGTACTGAAAATTCTGATTGCTGTTTTCGCCAACCTTACCAGGTGCGGCTTCAATATTCTGCTCGGCAAGTGCCCTTACAATATCTGCTGGGATAAGGCCATAAGCTGCCATTGCATCTGGCTTTAGCCAGATACGCATACTGTAATCCTTTCCTCCATAAACCTGTGCATCGCCAATTCCCTGAATCCTTTTAAGCTGCGGAATAATATTGATCTTCAGATAATTGTCCAGAAACTTCTGATCATACTTGCCATCTTCACTATACAACAGAAAGCTAAAAACCTCACTATTGAGCCTTTTGCTGGT
Encoded proteins:
- a CDS encoding efflux RND transporter permease subunit, translated to MLKKFIDNPVLSTVISIIIVILGLLGLFSLPISQYPDIAPPAVEVSTAYQGASADVVMKSVITPLEEQINGVENMTYMTSKASNDGSASITINFKQGTDPDMAAINVQNRITKATSLLPADVIKMGITTSKRLNSEVFSFLLYSEDGKYDQKFLDNYLKINIIPQLKRIQGIGDAQVYGGKDYSMRIWLKPDAMAAYGLIPADIVRALAEQNIEAAPGKVGENSNQNFQYTLKYTGRFEKAVEFEGIILKSVGNGQVLKLKDVADIDLGAFTYSSSLTAQGREAPYVAINQTAGSNAHEIIKACEKILTDGAKTFPKGIKYSVFTNANEFLDASISKLITTIIEAFILVFIVVFIFLQDFRSTLIPAIAVPVAIIGTFFFLKLFGFTINLLTLFALVLAIGIVVDDAIVVVEAVHAKLDHGAKSARKATMHAMSEISAAIISITLIMAAVFVPVTFVTGSVGVFYKQFGLTLAVAIIISAVNALTLSPALCALLLKPHAAHDQPKKGFMQRFYDGFNASFNMMTSRYKKAVIFLIDKKWIAFAGIALFSVLFWFLVKTTPTGFVPNEDSGSIYGNVILPPATSLERTEVIANQIDSIARSIPEVELSSRLAGMDLMSGTGSSYAAIFIRLKPWNERTKKGQDIKSIVGQLFAKTAAIKGANIIFFAAPTLQGFGNNDGFEFQLQDKTGGSYKAFDGVIGKFMGTLNQRPEIMYAATSYNTSFPQYEVSVNVAKCKEAGIAVNTVLETLQGYFGGIYASDFNRFGKQYRVMIQAEASQRTNKESLSKIFVRNDKGVMAPISGFVTLKKTYGPEFINRFNLFTSGAVNGAPKPGYSSGDAIKAIQQVAEQTLPQGYTFEFSGLTLEELSSGNQTLLIFILSLLFIYFLLSAQYKSYILPFSVLLSLPIGLAGAFLFARLFGLDNNIFLQISLIMLIGLLAKNAILIVEFALMHRLSGRNLIQSAISGATARLRPILMTSFAFIFGLLPLMLATGAGAISNRSIGTAAVGGMLIGTVFGVFVIPVLFVVFQALQEKISGVTRKHDDE